The following are encoded in a window of Corynebacterium marinum DSM 44953 genomic DNA:
- a CDS encoding YdcF family protein, protein MPILVLGARTRHGRPSRVLEDRLRKALPLLDAAPDPVPAPIVVSGHGEARAMADWLVGHGVDKHAILQEPRARSTNENLENARAMLPDTRKWTVVTSDFHVWRTRLWAWHLGIPADVVGARTAWPGIVGAVFRECLALPHSALRIAWRRAQPATRE, encoded by the coding sequence ATGCCGATCCTGGTTCTCGGTGCCCGCACCCGGCACGGCCGCCCGAGCCGTGTCCTCGAGGACCGTCTGCGCAAGGCTCTCCCGCTTCTCGACGCCGCCCCCGACCCAGTCCCCGCCCCGATCGTCGTCTCCGGCCACGGCGAGGCCCGGGCGATGGCGGACTGGCTGGTCGGGCACGGCGTCGACAAGCACGCGATCCTGCAGGAACCCCGCGCCCGCAGCACGAACGAGAACCTGGAGAACGCCCGGGCCATGCTGCCTGACACGCGGAAGTGGACCGTGGTGACCAGTGACTTCCACGTCTGGCGCACCCGCCTCTGGGCTTGGCACCTGGGTATCCCCGCCGACGTCGTCGGGGCACGCACCGCCTGGCCCGGCATCGTCGGCGCCGTGTTCCGCGAATGCCTGGCCCTCCCGCATTCCGCGTTGCGCATCGCCTGGCGCCGCGCGCAGCCGGCTACCCGTGAGTGA
- a CDS encoding glutamate--cysteine ligase → MRVRQFGVEEELLLIHADTLQPAAVAEQVVELARPRASGAHQITRELKQEQVEVVSPPQTTLAGQLAAIRTGRSLAGEAAAEAGARVVALPTAPGALIPHLVPTPRFRQIRDSFGITAVEQLTCGFHVHVEVRSRDEGVAVIDRIRGWLPVILALSANSPFWGGVDTGFASFRYQLWNRWPTAGPTEIFGTAANYDRLSAALLATGVPLDPGMLYFDARLSERFPTVEVRVADVCLAAEHAAVIAALIRALVDTAAGEWRTGTAPDATPGDVIRTWSWLASRDGVERQLIDPATGRPAPSAEVVAGLLDHVRPALAGYGEEDAVTATVESILRSGSGERRQRETFRRRLDMHDVVAAAHEITHG, encoded by the coding sequence GTGAGGGTGCGCCAGTTCGGGGTCGAGGAGGAACTGCTCCTCATCCACGCAGATACACTGCAGCCGGCGGCCGTGGCGGAGCAGGTGGTCGAGCTTGCTCGACCCAGGGCGTCCGGCGCGCACCAGATCACCCGCGAGTTGAAGCAGGAGCAGGTCGAGGTGGTGTCTCCGCCGCAAACCACCCTCGCCGGCCAGCTGGCGGCCATCCGGACCGGCCGCTCTCTGGCGGGGGAAGCGGCCGCCGAGGCGGGCGCCCGGGTGGTGGCTTTGCCCACCGCCCCGGGCGCCCTCATCCCCCACCTGGTCCCCACGCCACGTTTCCGGCAGATCCGGGACAGTTTCGGGATCACCGCGGTTGAGCAGCTCACCTGCGGTTTCCACGTTCATGTGGAGGTCCGCTCCCGCGACGAAGGGGTGGCTGTCATCGACCGGATCCGCGGTTGGCTGCCCGTGATCCTGGCGCTCAGCGCGAACTCCCCGTTCTGGGGCGGCGTGGACACGGGCTTCGCCTCCTTCCGTTACCAGCTGTGGAACCGGTGGCCGACCGCGGGCCCCACGGAGATTTTCGGCACGGCAGCCAACTACGACCGGTTGAGCGCCGCCCTGTTGGCGACCGGGGTTCCCCTGGACCCCGGCATGCTCTACTTCGACGCCCGCCTCTCCGAGCGCTTCCCCACCGTCGAGGTGCGGGTCGCCGACGTGTGCCTGGCGGCGGAGCACGCGGCGGTGATCGCCGCGCTCATCCGGGCTCTGGTGGACACCGCCGCCGGCGAGTGGCGCACCGGCACCGCGCCCGACGCGACCCCGGGCGATGTGATCCGCACGTGGTCGTGGCTGGCGAGCCGGGACGGTGTCGAAAGGCAGCTCATCGACCCAGCCACCGGACGCCCCGCCCCCTCCGCCGAGGTGGTCGCCGGCCTGCTCGACCATGTCCGCCCCGCGCTGGCCGGGTACGGGGAGGAGGACGCGGTGACGGCAACGGTCGAGTCGATCCTGCGCTCAGGTTCCGGCGAGCGGCGCCAGCGGGAGACTTTCCGGCGGCGCCTCGACATGCACGACGTCGTCGCCGCCGCCCACGAGATCACTCACGGGTAG
- a CDS encoding PH domain-containing protein: MGLFQPGQGEVVRADLTSPMRTLTFPVLELILVTGLSWMLIGWLDQPGMGTDPQLRNAVVLIWAALAFWRFALPLLKARRRRFVVTDRRIVVRAGAWRARTDSIPFQDIRSVKRRRSGITLAIKGYDRPLYFPDVPRAKKVTQMIESSLPPVSLNYW; this comes from the coding sequence ATGGGACTGTTCCAGCCGGGCCAGGGAGAGGTGGTGCGCGCCGACCTCACGTCGCCGATGCGCACCCTCACCTTTCCCGTGCTCGAACTCATTCTGGTCACCGGGCTGTCCTGGATGCTCATCGGCTGGCTCGACCAGCCCGGGATGGGGACGGACCCCCAGCTGCGCAACGCGGTCGTCCTCATCTGGGCGGCCCTGGCTTTCTGGCGCTTCGCGCTCCCGCTGCTCAAAGCGCGCCGCAGGCGCTTCGTGGTCACCGACCGGCGGATCGTGGTGCGCGCCGGGGCGTGGCGCGCCCGCACCGATTCGATCCCGTTCCAGGACATCCGGTCCGTGAAACGCCGCCGCAGCGGAATCACCCTGGCGATCAAGGGGTACGACCGCCCCCTCTATTTCCCCGATGTGCCGCGGGCGAAGAAGGTCACCCAGATGATCGAGTCGTCGCTGCCGCCCGTATCCCTGAACTACTGGTAG
- the purE gene encoding 5-(carboxyamino)imidazole ribonucleotide mutase — protein sequence MTPLVGIIMGSDSDWPTVAPAAEALAEFGVPLEVGVMSAHRTPERMLAYAKSAHERGLKVIIACAGGAAHLPGMVAAATPLPVIGVPRALAELDGLDSLLSIVQMPAGVPVATVSIGGAKNAGLLAVRILGAGDPSLTGKMAAYQQKMAAEVEAKDEALRQRLLEG from the coding sequence ATGACACCTCTCGTTGGCATCATCATGGGTTCGGATTCGGACTGGCCCACCGTCGCCCCCGCCGCCGAGGCGCTCGCCGAGTTCGGCGTGCCGCTCGAGGTCGGCGTCATGTCGGCCCACCGCACCCCGGAACGCATGCTCGCCTACGCCAAGTCCGCCCACGAGCGAGGCCTCAAGGTCATCATCGCCTGCGCCGGCGGGGCAGCGCACCTGCCGGGGATGGTCGCGGCCGCGACGCCGCTGCCGGTCATCGGCGTGCCGCGCGCGCTGGCCGAACTCGACGGCCTGGATTCCCTGCTGTCCATCGTGCAGATGCCGGCCGGCGTGCCTGTCGCTACGGTGTCGATCGGCGGCGCGAAGAACGCCGGCCTGCTGGCCGTGCGCATCCTCGGGGCAGGGGATCCCTCCCTGACCGGGAAGATGGCCGCCTACCAGCAGAAGATGGCCGCAGAGGTCGAGGCCAAGGACGAGGCCCTGCGCCAGCGTCTGCTCGAGGGCTAG
- a CDS encoding 5-(carboxyamino)imidazole ribonucleotide synthase — protein MTEPAGNSGNPNAHVPGMPVVAVIGDGQLARMMQTEAIELGQSIRLLAGAPDSSAAQVAADVVLGDYKDLDALREAATGADVVTFDHEHVPTEHLRQLISEGVNVQPGPDALVNAQDKLVMRKRLREIGAPVPPFAAIESVEDAEAFFEAVDGAVCLKARRGGYDGKGVWFPGSRAELGSLVEELLDAGTPLMAEKKVSLVRELSAMVARRPSGQVSPWPVVESVQTNGICTEAVAPAPDLPADLAERARNLAVTVAEELGVTGVLAVELFEYRDENGQPTIAVNELAMRPHNTGHWTQAGCVTSQFEQHLRAVLDYPLGSVEQTAPVTVMANVLGGDTDPELPMARRMADVWARFPDVKIHLYGKTWRAGRKIGHVNLAGDELPRVRREANLAADYLVNARWADGYTA, from the coding sequence GTGACTGAACCCGCAGGTAACTCCGGAAACCCGAACGCCCACGTCCCCGGCATGCCGGTGGTCGCCGTCATCGGCGACGGCCAGCTGGCCCGCATGATGCAGACCGAGGCCATCGAGCTCGGTCAGTCGATCCGTCTGCTGGCGGGCGCCCCCGACTCCTCCGCCGCCCAGGTCGCGGCCGATGTGGTGCTCGGCGACTACAAGGATCTCGACGCTCTGCGTGAGGCCGCCACCGGCGCCGACGTGGTCACCTTCGACCATGAGCACGTCCCCACCGAACACCTGCGCCAGCTCATCAGCGAGGGCGTGAACGTGCAGCCCGGCCCGGACGCCCTGGTCAACGCGCAGGACAAACTGGTCATGCGTAAGCGCCTGCGGGAGATCGGCGCCCCCGTGCCGCCCTTCGCCGCCATCGAATCCGTGGAGGACGCCGAGGCCTTCTTCGAGGCCGTCGACGGGGCCGTCTGTCTCAAGGCCCGCCGCGGCGGTTACGACGGCAAGGGGGTGTGGTTCCCCGGCTCCCGTGCGGAGCTCGGTTCCCTGGTGGAGGAACTGCTCGACGCCGGCACCCCCCTCATGGCGGAGAAGAAGGTCTCCCTCGTGCGCGAACTTTCCGCCATGGTCGCCCGCCGCCCCTCCGGCCAGGTCAGTCCCTGGCCGGTCGTGGAATCGGTGCAGACGAACGGAATCTGCACCGAAGCCGTCGCCCCCGCACCGGATCTGCCGGCCGACCTGGCGGAGCGCGCCCGGAACCTGGCGGTGACCGTCGCGGAGGAACTCGGTGTCACCGGCGTCCTGGCCGTGGAGCTCTTCGAGTACCGCGACGAGAACGGCCAGCCCACCATCGCCGTCAACGAACTGGCCATGCGCCCGCACAACACCGGCCACTGGACCCAGGCCGGCTGCGTGACCAGCCAGTTCGAGCAGCACCTGCGGGCGGTTTTGGACTACCCGCTGGGTTCGGTCGAACAGACCGCCCCGGTCACCGTCATGGCCAACGTCCTCGGCGGCGACACGGACCCCGAGCTGCCCATGGCCCGCCGCATGGCCGACGTCTGGGCGCGCTTTCCCGACGTGAAGATCCACCTCTACGGCAAGACCTGGCGTGCGGGCCGAAAGATCGGCCACGTCAACCTGGCCGGCGATGAGCTTCCCCGCGTGCGCCGGGAAGCGAACCTGGCCGCCGATTACCTCGTCAACGCCCGCTGGGCCGACGGTTACACCGCTTAA
- a CDS encoding acyl-CoA carboxylase subunit beta encodes MTISSPLTDLSELTDVTTTAGKLADLKRRRAEATYPMGEKAVERVHSQNRLTARERLDYLLDEGSFVETDMLAKHRTTDFGMGKKRPSTDGIVTGWGTIDGREVCIFSQDGTVFGGALGEVYGEKMIKIMDLAVTTGRPLIGLYEGAGARIQDGAVSLDMIARTFYQNIHASGVVPQISVIMGASAGGNAYSPALTDFVVMVDKTSKMFVTGPDVIKTVTGEEITQEELGGASTHMSTAGNSHFTAQTDEEALDWVHDLVGFLPSNNRTVAPVEEYSAEEGGVGENITADDLKLDGIIPDSATQPYDVREVIECLTDDGEYLEIQAERAENVVIAFGRIEGQSVGFIANQPMVYAGCLDIDSSEKAARFIRTCDAFNIPIVLLVDVPGFLPGAGQEYGGILRRGAKLLYAYGEATVPKITVTMRKAYGGAYCVMGSKGLGADVNLAWPTAQIAVMGAAGAVGFIYRKELKEASDKGIDVMELAKSFEREYEDHMLNPYKAAERGLIDAVIMPSETRGMIARNLRLYKDKNVSRPARKHGNIPL; translated from the coding sequence ATGACCATTTCCTCACCTTTGACGGACCTGTCCGAGCTGACCGACGTCACCACCACTGCCGGCAAACTCGCCGACCTGAAGCGTCGCCGTGCCGAGGCCACCTACCCGATGGGTGAGAAGGCCGTCGAGCGCGTCCACTCCCAGAATCGCCTGACCGCGCGTGAGCGTCTGGACTACCTCCTCGACGAGGGCTCCTTCGTCGAGACCGACATGCTCGCCAAGCACCGCACCACCGACTTCGGCATGGGCAAGAAGCGCCCTTCCACCGACGGCATCGTCACCGGCTGGGGAACCATCGACGGCCGCGAGGTATGCATCTTCTCCCAGGACGGCACCGTCTTCGGCGGCGCGCTGGGCGAGGTGTACGGCGAGAAGATGATCAAGATCATGGACCTGGCCGTCACCACCGGCCGTCCGCTCATCGGCCTGTACGAGGGCGCCGGCGCCCGCATCCAGGACGGCGCCGTGTCCCTCGACATGATCGCCCGCACCTTCTACCAGAACATCCACGCCTCGGGCGTCGTCCCGCAGATCTCCGTGATCATGGGCGCCTCCGCCGGCGGCAACGCCTACTCCCCCGCCCTGACCGACTTCGTCGTCATGGTGGACAAGACCTCCAAGATGTTCGTCACCGGCCCCGACGTGATCAAGACCGTCACCGGCGAAGAAATCACCCAGGAGGAACTCGGCGGCGCCTCCACCCACATGTCCACCGCGGGCAACTCCCATTTCACCGCGCAGACGGACGAGGAAGCCCTGGACTGGGTCCACGACCTGGTCGGTTTCCTGCCCTCCAACAACCGCACCGTCGCCCCGGTCGAGGAGTACTCCGCCGAGGAGGGCGGCGTCGGCGAGAACATCACCGCCGACGACCTCAAGCTGGACGGCATCATCCCGGATTCCGCTACCCAGCCCTACGATGTCCGCGAGGTCATCGAGTGCCTCACCGACGACGGCGAGTACCTGGAGATCCAGGCCGAGCGCGCCGAGAACGTCGTCATCGCCTTCGGCCGCATCGAGGGCCAGTCGGTGGGCTTCATCGCCAACCAGCCGATGGTCTACGCCGGATGCCTCGACATCGACTCCTCCGAGAAGGCCGCCCGCTTCATCCGCACCTGCGACGCATTCAACATCCCCATCGTCCTGCTTGTCGACGTCCCGGGCTTCCTCCCCGGCGCCGGCCAGGAGTACGGCGGCATCCTGCGCCGCGGTGCGAAGCTGCTCTACGCCTACGGCGAGGCCACCGTCCCGAAGATCACCGTGACCATGCGCAAGGCCTACGGCGGCGCATACTGCGTCATGGGCTCCAAGGGCCTCGGCGCGGACGTCAACCTGGCGTGGCCGACCGCCCAGATCGCCGTCATGGGCGCCGCCGGCGCCGTGGGCTTCATCTACCGCAAGGAGCTCAAGGAGGCCTCCGACAAGGGCATCGACGTCATGGAGCTGGCCAAGTCCTTCGAGCGCGAGTACGAGGACCACATGCTCAACCCGTACAAGGCTGCCGAGCGCGGTCTCATCGACGCGGTCATCATGCCGTCCGAGACCCGGGGCATGATCGCCCGCAATCTGCGCCTGTACAAGGACAAGAACGTGTCCCGCCCGGCGCGCAAGCACGGCAACATCCCGCTGTAA
- a CDS encoding biotin--[acetyl-CoA-carboxylase] ligase yields the protein MTSAEKSRRLAHRLPHYTDVRWTDSTGSTNADLLADVTAPAFTALIAGHQSAGRGRLGRPWTAPPGSQAILSVLLRPGAEELDLLGTIPLAAGLAVLDAVRAVSGPAVGPELKWPNDVLWDGRKLCGILVEAAGFPEDPRIVVGLGVNVSLTREELPVPHATSLVLQSVDVAAEEMAVAVLEALHRRLAQWATGDRTLMDDYRAECITIGKPVRVDAPTGQLFGTVADVASDGRIDLLAQDGSRHLISAGDVTHLRRTDTGY from the coding sequence GTGACCTCCGCCGAAAAATCCCGCCGACTGGCACACCGCCTGCCCCACTACACGGACGTCCGGTGGACGGACTCCACTGGCTCCACTAACGCAGATCTGCTCGCAGACGTTACAGCCCCCGCCTTCACCGCCCTCATCGCCGGCCACCAGTCCGCCGGCCGGGGCAGGCTCGGCCGCCCCTGGACCGCCCCGCCCGGTTCCCAGGCGATCCTCTCCGTACTCCTGCGGCCCGGAGCGGAGGAGCTGGACCTCCTGGGAACCATCCCCCTGGCGGCCGGTCTGGCGGTGCTCGACGCGGTGCGGGCGGTGTCGGGCCCGGCGGTCGGGCCCGAATTGAAATGGCCCAACGACGTCCTGTGGGACGGTCGGAAGTTGTGCGGCATCCTCGTCGAGGCCGCCGGCTTCCCGGAGGACCCCCGCATCGTCGTGGGCCTGGGCGTCAACGTCTCCCTCACCCGGGAGGAACTGCCCGTGCCCCACGCCACGTCGCTCGTGCTGCAGAGCGTCGACGTCGCCGCCGAGGAGATGGCTGTCGCCGTGCTGGAGGCGCTCCACCGGCGTCTCGCGCAGTGGGCGACCGGGGACCGCACGCTCATGGACGACTACCGCGCCGAGTGCATCACCATCGGCAAACCCGTGCGCGTCGACGCACCCACGGGGCAGCTGTTCGGCACCGTGGCCGACGTCGCCTCCGACGGGCGCATCGATCTTCTGGCGCAGGACGGTTCCCGCCACCTCATCTCCGCCGGCGACGTCACCCATCTGCGCCGCACGGACACCGGCTACTGA
- a CDS encoding acyl-CoA carboxylase subunit beta produces MTSTSPDLTTTAGRLADLRARLAEAEAPVGTDAVEAVHASGRATARERVLALLDGNSFVETDALARHRSNQFGLDAERPLTDGVVTGYGTIAGRKVCVFSQDATIFDGALGEMYGEKIIKIYDLAIKTGVPIIGIHEGAGARVAEGIVTLSMYSRILARTTTASGLIPQIAIVAGHTEGLHALAPVFSDVVVMVEDGGSLHLAATDVVEKVTGTAATPESLGSAAVHATTSGTAHFTAPTDLDALALVKDVVSYLPANNRAEAPRPETGASLAVNSTDLELDSLIPDSDAHTYDMHDVIRRVVDEGALLELQAGYAANIITGFARVEGRSVGVVANQPTELAGCLDSLSAEKAARFIRTCDAFNLPVVEFVDSPGFLPGQEEEHGGVLRRGAKLAYAYAEASVGKVTVITRKAIGPSYVLMGSKDLGADLVFAWPTAEIAVTEAPAAVAAIGGGIDEQAYAENYINPYLAAERSLVDAVIEPSTTRAQLIEGLRLLDRKVIQQPAKKHGNIPL; encoded by the coding sequence ATGACTTCCACCTCCCCTGATCTCACGACCACCGCCGGAAGGCTGGCCGACCTGCGTGCCCGCCTGGCGGAGGCCGAGGCCCCGGTGGGGACCGACGCCGTCGAGGCGGTCCACGCCTCGGGCCGGGCCACCGCGCGCGAGCGGGTGTTGGCTCTGCTGGACGGGAACTCCTTCGTGGAGACCGACGCCCTGGCCCGCCACCGCTCCAACCAGTTCGGCCTCGACGCCGAGCGCCCCCTCACTGACGGCGTGGTGACCGGTTACGGCACCATCGCCGGTCGCAAGGTGTGCGTGTTCTCCCAGGACGCCACGATCTTCGACGGCGCCCTGGGCGAGATGTACGGCGAGAAGATCATCAAGATCTACGACCTGGCCATCAAGACCGGCGTGCCGATCATCGGGATCCACGAGGGCGCGGGTGCGCGCGTCGCGGAGGGCATCGTCACCCTGTCCATGTACTCCCGGATCCTGGCACGCACCACCACGGCCTCTGGTCTGATCCCGCAGATCGCGATCGTCGCCGGGCACACCGAGGGGCTCCACGCCCTCGCGCCCGTGTTCTCCGACGTGGTGGTCATGGTCGAGGACGGCGGTTCGCTGCACCTCGCCGCCACCGATGTGGTGGAGAAGGTCACCGGCACCGCCGCCACGCCGGAATCGCTGGGCAGCGCCGCCGTCCACGCCACCACGTCCGGCACCGCCCACTTCACCGCGCCCACCGACCTGGATGCCCTGGCACTGGTCAAGGACGTCGTGTCCTACCTCCCGGCGAACAACCGGGCGGAGGCGCCCCGCCCGGAGACCGGGGCCAGCCTGGCGGTCAACTCCACTGACCTCGAGCTGGACTCGCTGATCCCGGATTCGGACGCCCACACCTACGACATGCACGATGTCATCCGCCGTGTCGTCGACGAGGGCGCGCTGCTGGAACTGCAGGCCGGGTACGCCGCCAACATCATCACCGGTTTCGCCCGGGTCGAGGGCCGCTCCGTCGGCGTGGTCGCCAACCAGCCCACGGAGCTGGCCGGCTGCCTCGACTCCCTCTCCGCGGAGAAGGCGGCCCGTTTCATCCGCACCTGCGACGCCTTCAACCTCCCCGTCGTGGAGTTCGTGGACTCCCCCGGTTTCCTGCCCGGCCAGGAAGAGGAGCACGGTGGCGTCCTGCGCCGCGGTGCGAAGCTGGCCTACGCTTACGCCGAGGCCAGCGTGGGCAAGGTCACGGTGATCACCCGCAAGGCCATCGGCCCGTCGTACGTCCTCATGGGCTCGAAGGATCTGGGCGCCGACCTCGTCTTCGCCTGGCCGACCGCCGAGATCGCCGTCACCGAGGCTCCCGCCGCGGTCGCCGCCATCGGCGGAGGCATCGACGAGCAGGCCTACGCAGAGAACTACATCAACCCCTACCTGGCCGCCGAGCGCAGCCTCGTCGACGCGGTCATCGAGCCGTCCACCACCCGCGCCCAGCTCATCGAGGGCCTTCGCCTGCTCGATCGCAAGGTCATCCAGCAGCCGGCGAAGAAACACGGAAACATCCCCCTGTAA
- a CDS encoding Maf family protein, with the protein MRIVLASASPSRRMILNNAGVDPLVRPAEVDEDALLASLADAPPARRVAALAEAKALAVAGGFPDDVVIGGDSMLLLDGHLQGKPLTPEKTVERWREQAGKTAELLTGHCVILGERKVVETTSTTVHFAQASEADIAAYARSGEPLQCAGAFTLEALGGWFIDRIEGDPSSVIGLSLPLVRRALYSFGLDASQFWTR; encoded by the coding sequence ATGCGGATCGTTCTCGCCTCCGCCTCCCCGTCCCGGCGGATGATCCTGAACAACGCCGGGGTGGATCCGCTCGTCCGGCCCGCGGAGGTCGACGAGGACGCTCTCCTGGCGTCGCTGGCCGACGCCCCGCCCGCCCGCCGTGTCGCCGCCCTCGCTGAAGCGAAGGCGCTGGCCGTGGCCGGCGGGTTCCCCGACGACGTGGTCATCGGGGGCGATTCCATGCTGCTTCTCGACGGCCACCTCCAGGGCAAGCCCCTCACCCCGGAGAAGACCGTCGAGCGCTGGCGGGAACAGGCCGGGAAGACCGCCGAGCTGCTGACGGGTCACTGCGTGATCCTCGGCGAGCGGAAGGTTGTGGAGACCACCTCCACCACCGTGCATTTCGCGCAGGCCTCCGAGGCCGACATCGCCGCCTACGCACGCTCCGGGGAGCCGTTGCAGTGCGCGGGCGCCTTCACATTGGAGGCCCTCGGCGGCTGGTTCATCGACCGGATCGAGGGGGACCCCTCCTCCGTCATCGGGCTGTCCCTGCCGCTGGTGCGCCGGGCCCTGTACTCATTCGGGCTCGACGCCAGCCAGTTCTGGACCCGCTAG
- a CDS encoding carbohydrate ABC transporter permease, whose amino-acid sequence MKRAALWHYVGVLFIMFWGLAPFYWMVVVALRDKAHTFDTTPWPTNVTLENFQDALATGKGNDFLGAIGNSLLISVATTSLAVVVGVFTAYALARLDFPGKGLVTGIILAASMFPGIALVTPLFQLFGDLGWIGTYRAMIIPNISFALPLTIYTLVSFFRQLPWELEEAARVDGASRGQAFRLVLLPLAAPALFTTAILAFIATWNEFMLARQLSTTATEPVTVAIARFSGPSAFEYPYASIMAAGALVTVPLIIMVLIFQRRIVSGLTAGGVKA is encoded by the coding sequence ATGAAACGGGCCGCGCTCTGGCACTACGTGGGAGTGCTGTTCATCATGTTCTGGGGGCTCGCACCCTTCTACTGGATGGTCGTCGTCGCGCTGCGGGACAAGGCCCACACCTTCGACACCACCCCCTGGCCCACGAACGTCACCCTGGAGAACTTCCAGGATGCGCTGGCCACCGGGAAGGGCAACGACTTCCTGGGCGCGATCGGTAACTCGCTGCTCATCTCCGTGGCGACGACCTCTCTGGCCGTCGTCGTCGGTGTGTTCACCGCCTACGCTCTGGCGCGTCTCGATTTCCCCGGCAAGGGCCTGGTCACCGGCATCATCCTCGCGGCCTCCATGTTCCCCGGCATTGCGTTGGTCACCCCCCTGTTCCAGCTCTTCGGCGACCTCGGCTGGATCGGCACCTACCGGGCGATGATCATCCCCAACATCTCCTTCGCCCTGCCGTTGACCATCTACACGCTGGTGTCCTTCTTCCGGCAGCTGCCGTGGGAGCTCGAGGAGGCGGCGCGTGTCGACGGCGCGTCACGCGGACAGGCCTTCCGCCTCGTCCTGCTCCCCCTGGCCGCGCCGGCGCTGTTCACCACCGCGATCCTCGCGTTCATCGCCACGTGGAACGAATTCATGCTCGCCCGCCAGCTCTCCACCACCGCCACCGAGCCGGTCACCGTCGCCATCGCCCGCTTCTCGGGGCCGAGCGCGTTCGAGTACCCCTACGCCTCCATCATGGCCGCCGGCGCCCTGGTCACCGTGCCGCTGATCATCATGGTGCTCATCTTCCAGCGTCGCATCGTCTCCGGGCTGACCGCCGGCGGCGTGAAGGCGTGA
- a CDS encoding acyl-CoA carboxylase subunit epsilon codes for MTTTTKPLFSVLKGNPTPTELAALTAVLTALTQQRPAEESGERNMWGRPEDRLQRTTLYNPNAFRNVTFY; via the coding sequence GTGACCACCACCACCAAGCCGCTGTTCAGCGTGCTCAAGGGCAACCCCACCCCCACCGAGCTCGCCGCGCTGACCGCCGTGCTCACCGCCCTGACGCAGCAGCGCCCCGCCGAGGAATCCGGCGAGCGCAACATGTGGGGCCGCCCGGAGGACCGCCTCCAGCGGACCACGCTCTACAACCCGAACGCGTTCCGCAACGTCACCTTCTACTGA
- a CDS encoding DUF4352 domain-containing protein, whose product MTNPDPNQPHIQGQPFNQAYAPAPEPEQKKKKKWPWIIGIGAVLVLFANIGGGDSEDEATTAADDTVVESAEAAEAVEAVEANDAEAVPAAAPAEEASPAEEQPGALMIGEAGETGGMNVTVGNARFASDVLGTYICTDVALTNNANSKKSFNQFDFELEKPNGVVSNTTFTGLDIKNLEIAELNPGGTTDGTVCFDSDGTSGEYQIVYKGGFFNTPLTWSANL is encoded by the coding sequence ATGACCAACCCCGACCCCAACCAGCCCCACATCCAGGGCCAGCCTTTCAACCAGGCCTACGCCCCGGCCCCCGAGCCCGAGCAGAAAAAGAAGAAGAAGTGGCCCTGGATCATCGGCATCGGCGCCGTGCTGGTGCTCTTCGCCAACATCGGCGGCGGCGATTCGGAGGACGAAGCCACCACCGCGGCCGACGACACGGTAGTCGAATCGGCCGAGGCGGCGGAGGCCGTCGAAGCGGTGGAGGCCAACGACGCGGAGGCTGTCCCGGCGGCAGCCCCCGCAGAGGAAGCCTCCCCCGCGGAGGAGCAGCCCGGCGCGTTGATGATCGGCGAGGCCGGCGAAACCGGTGGCATGAACGTCACCGTGGGCAACGCCCGCTTCGCCTCCGACGTGCTGGGCACCTACATCTGCACGGATGTGGCGCTGACGAACAACGCCAACTCCAAGAAGAGCTTCAACCAGTTCGACTTCGAACTGGAGAAGCCGAACGGGGTCGTCTCCAACACAACCTTCACCGGCCTGGACATCAAGAACCTCGAGATCGCCGAGCTCAATCCCGGCGGAACCACCGACGGCACCGTCTGCTTCGACTCCGACGGCACCTCGGGCGAGTACCAGATCGTCTACAAGGGCGGTTTTTTCAACACCCCGCTCACCTGGTCCGCAAATCTTTAG